One window of Cryptobacterium curtum DSM 15641 genomic DNA carries:
- a CDS encoding ABC transporter ATP-binding protein: MSETHKKPAPASTSTSTSTSATQSMPVVRLLQWSQRKGLYFLSAVLAIIGVAGTIVPYFAAANMIVGILSGVRDWGFFVGWGLFAAGGYVLYLVCHYTSTAVSHVATFATISRIRLLLAHKLTRVPMGYVLDTPSGTLKSLIVEKVDSIETTLAHAVPELTSNVLVPIVVVVYLFMLDWRLALSALVPIAVGMLCTMGMAKDYAQWYGRTVEASKVMNNTSVEYVAGIEVIKAFGQSASSYEKFSQAVRISAHSFIDWMAHCQIWSDGALSIAPATLVTVLPLGCLFVVQGTLDPAVFAMCAVLSVGIFPPLYAALGFTDTLAQVGTTVEEIAAVLDLPEQNRSATKASPDGHDITLSDVHFSYDADEVIHGVDLHIASGHITALVGPSGSGKSTLARLIAGFWDPNTGTVSIGGCTLEEFTADQLAAQIVYVDQDSYLFDDTIMNSIRMGSPDASDEDVIACAQASGCHEFISALPQGYQTVVGGSGGHLSGGERQRVAIARAMLKDAPIILLDEATAYADPESEAEVESAVARLVRGKTLVVIAHRLSTVRDADQIVVMNKGCIEAQGTHSELMQQCPLYASMYNAHIGARDVA, from the coding sequence ATGAGCGAAACGCACAAAAAACCAGCACCAGCATCCACATCTACATCTACATCTACGTCAGCTACCCAGTCGATGCCGGTGGTGCGCCTGTTGCAATGGTCGCAACGAAAAGGACTCTATTTTCTTTCGGCAGTTCTTGCCATTATTGGTGTGGCGGGCACCATCGTTCCGTATTTTGCCGCAGCCAATATGATTGTGGGTATTCTCTCTGGTGTGCGTGACTGGGGCTTTTTCGTTGGATGGGGCCTTTTTGCAGCTGGTGGCTATGTGTTGTATCTGGTATGTCACTACACGTCGACAGCAGTGTCTCATGTTGCGACATTTGCCACCATCTCGCGCATTCGGCTGCTTCTTGCTCACAAACTCACGCGTGTTCCTATGGGCTATGTACTTGATACGCCGTCTGGCACCCTAAAATCGCTCATAGTTGAAAAGGTCGACAGCATCGAAACAACGCTTGCTCATGCAGTACCTGAACTGACCTCTAACGTACTGGTACCCATTGTGGTAGTGGTGTATCTGTTTATGCTCGACTGGCGTTTGGCGCTTTCTGCACTGGTGCCCATTGCGGTGGGTATGCTGTGCACGATGGGTATGGCGAAGGACTATGCGCAATGGTATGGCCGCACTGTTGAAGCAAGCAAAGTTATGAACAATACTTCGGTTGAATATGTCGCAGGTATCGAGGTTATTAAAGCCTTTGGACAATCGGCAAGCTCGTATGAAAAATTTAGTCAAGCGGTGCGCATCTCAGCTCATTCGTTTATCGATTGGATGGCACATTGCCAGATATGGTCGGATGGTGCTTTATCGATCGCCCCGGCGACATTAGTAACGGTGCTGCCGCTCGGTTGCCTGTTTGTTGTGCAGGGCACCCTTGATCCAGCCGTGTTTGCAATGTGTGCCGTATTGTCAGTTGGTATCTTCCCTCCGCTATATGCAGCACTTGGCTTTACGGATACGTTGGCTCAGGTGGGTACGACTGTAGAGGAGATCGCAGCAGTGCTTGATCTGCCTGAACAGAATCGGAGCGCCACTAAAGCAAGTCCTGATGGTCATGACATTACGCTGTCAGACGTACACTTTTCTTACGATGCCGATGAGGTTATCCATGGTGTTGACTTACACATCGCATCAGGTCACATAACAGCTCTGGTTGGACCTTCAGGATCGGGCAAATCAACCCTTGCTCGCCTGATTGCTGGGTTTTGGGACCCCAATACCGGTACGGTTTCTATTGGGGGCTGCACCCTTGAAGAATTCACTGCCGACCAACTGGCAGCACAGATTGTCTACGTTGATCAAGATAGTTATCTCTTTGACGACACCATCATGAACAGTATTCGCATGGGCTCACCTGATGCGTCCGACGAAGACGTTATCGCTTGCGCACAAGCATCAGGGTGTCACGAGTTTATATCCGCTTTGCCACAAGGGTATCAAACCGTTGTTGGTGGCTCGGGTGGGCATCTTTCAGGAGGCGAGCGCCAACGGGTGGCTATTGCTCGTGCCATGCTCAAGGATGCACCTATTATTCTGCTTGATGAAGCAACGGCGTACGCCGATCCAGAAAGCGAAGCCGAAGTAGAGTCCGCCGTTGCGCGTCTGGTGCGCGGCAAGACACTCGTTGTTATTGCTCATCGTCTTTCGACAGTTCGCGATGCCGACCAGATTGTTGTCATGAATAAGGGCTGCATCGAAGCGCAAGGAACTCATAGTGAACTTATGCAGCAGTGCCCGTTATATGCCAGCATGTACAACGCTCATATCGGTGCGCGTGACGTTGCCTAA
- a CDS encoding ABC transporter ATP-binding protein gives MISVLKKYFAFGSIYQKNLTRGLLLTFIHAFFEALQITALWIVFTDLVHGTISNTTLLMSLGTMLVCIVGSFVTAHFTSVNFCQANFGMAGAKRAEVGDRMRHLPMGYFNEKSLGDITGIMTNTLDAMQTMGGMVYQAVLGGLAFSVMICVMMFVLDWRLGLLTLITIALFCATMELLQRFVRTASDRRTAAQDSIISAALEYVRGIGVIRAFSLLDSANSRFAEAVGRCEHENVAFEFACLRFAVAQSVVAKAASVTMCLLSCWLWLAGIMDAGICLTMIVASFMVFSRLEMSGAFSSILRHIEVAMEKVNALLATNTMDEGAGLTTASGYDIDIKNVSFGYGTARILEDVSLSIPAGTSCAIVGPSGSGKTTLVRLIERFWDVDTGVVQLGGRDVRDYQVDSLMENFSTVFQGVFLFDDTVENNIKFGNPGATHEQVVRAAQRARCEEFIAALPNGYNTRLGENGSMLSGGERQRLSIARAILKDAPIVILDEATANVDPENELELQHAIAELTKSKTVIMIAHRLKTVRDADQIIVLDKGRIVQQGTHDSLMEQGGLYATFVNMRERAVGWKIA, from the coding sequence ATGATTTCAGTTCTTAAGAAATACTTCGCCTTTGGCAGTATCTATCAAAAAAATCTTACACGCGGCTTACTACTTACTTTTATCCATGCCTTCTTTGAGGCGCTGCAGATTACGGCTCTCTGGATCGTTTTTACTGACCTAGTACATGGCACTATTTCGAATACCACGCTGCTTATGTCATTGGGGACTATGCTGGTCTGTATTGTGGGATCATTTGTAACAGCGCATTTTACGAGTGTGAATTTTTGCCAGGCAAACTTTGGTATGGCAGGCGCTAAGCGTGCTGAAGTGGGCGATCGAATGCGTCATTTGCCGATGGGTTACTTCAACGAAAAAAGTCTCGGCGACATAACAGGCATTATGACCAATACCCTTGATGCAATGCAGACGATGGGCGGCATGGTTTATCAGGCAGTACTCGGCGGATTGGCCTTTTCGGTTATGATCTGCGTCATGATGTTTGTGCTTGATTGGCGCCTTGGTCTTCTGACGCTGATCACCATTGCACTGTTCTGTGCCACGATGGAACTCTTGCAACGATTTGTACGCACGGCATCCGATAGACGTACGGCAGCACAAGATTCAATCATCTCTGCTGCACTGGAGTATGTACGTGGCATTGGTGTGATTCGTGCATTTTCGCTGCTCGATAGCGCTAATAGCCGTTTTGCTGAGGCAGTTGGCCGCTGCGAACATGAAAATGTTGCGTTCGAATTTGCCTGTCTGCGCTTTGCTGTTGCTCAATCGGTGGTGGCAAAGGCAGCTAGTGTCACCATGTGCTTGTTGTCCTGCTGGCTGTGGCTTGCCGGCATTATGGATGCGGGTATCTGTTTAACCATGATTGTCGCTTCGTTTATGGTATTCAGCCGTCTCGAGATGTCAGGGGCTTTTTCGTCAATTCTGCGCCATATCGAGGTTGCCATGGAAAAAGTCAACGCGCTGCTTGCCACCAATACTATGGATGAAGGTGCGGGCCTTACCACGGCATCCGGCTACGACATCGATATCAAGAATGTTTCGTTTGGCTATGGTACAGCACGCATTCTTGAGGATGTTTCACTGTCTATTCCAGCAGGCACATCGTGTGCCATCGTGGGGCCAAGCGGATCAGGTAAGACAACGCTTGTCCGATTGATCGAGCGCTTTTGGGATGTGGATACGGGGGTAGTTCAGCTTGGTGGGCGCGATGTGCGTGACTATCAGGTCGATTCCCTTATGGAAAACTTCTCGACCGTGTTCCAAGGGGTATTTTTGTTCGATGACACGGTAGAGAACAATATCAAGTTTGGCAATCCCGGTGCAACACATGAACAGGTTGTTCGGGCAGCTCAGCGTGCACGCTGTGAGGAATTTATCGCAGCTTTACCCAATGGCTACAACACGCGCTTGGGCGAAAATGGCTCGATGCTGTCCGGCGGCGAGCGTCAACGTCTTTCGATTGCGCGGGCTATTCTGAAAGATGCGCCCATTGTGATTCTTGATGAAGCAACGGCAAATGTAGACCCTGAAAACGAACTTGAGCTGCAGCATGCCATTGCTGAACTCACGAAAAGCAAGACCGTTATTATGATT